In the Glycine max cultivar Williams 82 chromosome 19, Glycine_max_v4.0, whole genome shotgun sequence genome, aaaccgatgttaactaagtctacttatttacaaaaatgtcactgcgctttcgttaacatcgattttagctataaccgatgttaattgggcgatgttgaaagcttttttttttagtagtgattgtTCATGACCCTGAACACTTTTTCCAACAAAAGGTTGACTATACTTGGTGAGATTTAGTTCCTCTTTTTTTGAATGAAGAGTTTGTATGTAATAGGAGTACTCTTTCTAATTATAGGTTTATGTAGTTTGTCTCATGGGTTTTGGTCTATATTCGATAAGGTATTTCAGTTAGCTTATAGTATTTTTATTAGCTGAAAAACTTGTTTGGTTATTTAATAAACAAGATTTTTTAGTAGCACCTTAGTAGTTTCTAgcttctaactttttatattttattttatttttatcctcaacacaattatttaatttttttatcatcttttttagataaatcatgattcttttttgttattttatattttttagttatttcaaTAGTTACTTTTACTGAacacttatattttaataaattagtttttcaacttccaatttCCAACTTTCAATTATCAgctaattttctaatttttaactaatttttcaattaattttgtcaaatataaCCTTGGTATAATCTttctatgtttttgttctttttccttttaatttttatataattagagtGAGCTCCTacacttcaattaaaaaaaaaaatcaaaaaattacattaggTGCGCTGAAATAAGAACTACAATAAACTTATGTCCGTTGTATAAATATCTCCACAAAGAAACCAACTATATAATGCTGTTAAATATACCCACATAAACTATGTGTAATATAGATATAGAAAAAACTATGTGTAATATAACACTTATGACCAATCattgagaattttttaaaaaataatattaaaaagaatgtGTAACTACATATTTATCCAAGTATgcatatcatttattttttcactcaCCTTCTCTCTAACTATATTTTTATCCACGTACTTTGGCCTTtttctaattgtttttatttcttaagaGGCTGAACAATAAATTGAGTTGTTGActtgtttctctaattaattttacataccCACTTTCTATGATTATCAATAAACTTTAAACAATATGTGTATTGTGTAAACAATCGGGATTTTAAGCGGCCTAGTGGAAAAATACTGCATCGTGGACCACTCTAGAAATTATTTCTAAAGGGTGTTTTGTTTcacaaattatattattgaGAATATTATTATTGGAAATGTCATTCTTATCAAAGATTTTagataaatacttttaattcctgaaaatatttttaaatttattttaattaaaaaataaataaattgtagaATAAGACATGAGAatagaaagatgaaaaaaatgtgtagtaTGGATTCATGTGAATGAATTATgcctaagtatttttttattatattctgacaaatataagaatatatattCTCATCTTTACATTGTTGAGAAGAGGTCACCATCAAGTTCTTTATGTTCTTTGAAAATTCAACATTGATAGCTACCTCACTTCTTATTTAATCctatttactttattatttgttagtttgaaaataaataaaaatattgtcatGGTTAAAATCCACCAATTCATGATTTTAAACTCCAAGCACTTGTAGCTTGACATCATTACTTTCAATTAGACAAAAATGACTAAATTGATGTGTTGTGCATCCGAGGGAAGTAAAAATTGAGAAGATTTAACCAATGGGTCATGAATAAAATCATATAAGTGAACTTGATATCACACTTTAATTCAAAACTTTAAGGCTCAAGTTTATGAATTTTATCCTCACCTACATGGTGTTCAATCTTCCCATTCCATTTCTACTTGATGTGTGACTTCATGTCACCCTTGTACTCCATCAATCTCCCCCTCAAGTGTGAATCTCTTTCAAATGGTAGTCTCTCCCTCcaacaaaattcattttcaatccATGAATATCCAATAGTAGCCCTTAGAGCTTAATCGTAGTTGTCCCGACTCACCTAACCATTAACGCCAACATGCTCTAGTACCTTGCACCGCCGCAACACCTACAAGACCCACTACCTAACCTCCATTGACTCACCCACTAGGAAGATTTTCGATATAAGGGATCTCTATGTTCATGGTCCATCGCCAACTCCATTATGCTTGTCCAAGTCGGTCTCCAATTCGAACCAATGACTATGATACCAATTGTTAGAGAAACTAAGGGGGGGCGGGGTCAccaattcaaatttataatttcaaatctCTATGATACTATTTAGATttagaatatattatttatctttagaATTTGTTTAGATTTTAAAGATATCATTTATAAATCAGGGATTTGTTTTCTCATTTAAGATTAGGATGTTAGGTctataaatacatatttttgaGATAGGAAGAATCACCCAGCATGGAGACGAAGTCACCACCCTAAGTGAGAGGGGGGGTCATGTGGAAGGAAGGCTCGCAAGTTTGTACAGCTTGCCCTAAAAATTTGTTGTGTTGTTGTGGATGTAGGAATGATGTCTTGAATCacattaaacaaatttgatgtCGTAGATGTAATGATGAGGGCCTGAACCGCATTAACAAATATACGGTGTGGATGCAGGAATGAAGGCCCGAACCACGTTAcacaaatttgttattattttttttttatgatgttgGTCTTTTAGTTTATGGGTCTTATCCTCATATATGTGGTGctcaatctttttatttttactcgATGTAaaacttcacctcacacttgtactaTAACAATCTCCCTCTCAAGTATTAGTCTCTTTCACATGGTAATATCCCCTTCAAATGGAAGCCATTTTTAATCCACTTGTATCCAATTGTAGCGCTTAGAGGTTAACTGTGGCTGACTCATCTAGCCTATTGTCACGAACATGTTCTAATACCTTACATCGTCGCatgatgtattttaaaaaattaaaggacttgattgaaaatttttaaaatatcaagacCTAATTAaacactttaaaataattaaaggaccaaaaattgaatatattaagtcttatttttatcatttataaaaaaataaattattaatattttaacatattcataatttatcataaatttacaaGACCAGGCAATATTAATTGTTACATTGGATTTCAGCCATTACGAGACGTTTGTTTCATGATTTTGGTTATATTTCCGGGAATAATATTTTTGGGAATATTCTTACTAGGAATGTTTCTCACTAAAGATGTTTGGTAagcacttttaatttttagaaatgtttttaaatttttttaatttaaaaagaaaaatattaaaaaagtaaatgagaTAGAGTAAGAGAAAATGAGAATTATTTTTTGAACACTCTCATTCCAACATAAGATTCTCACCCTTTTACAAGATGAAAAAATATgtgtaatataaatttatgaaaatgaattacgtatagaaatattttttatttacattttaacaAACATGAGAGTTCTcaatatttctaaaaagccAATAAGATTATGTGAAACAATCTTTATGTTTATTACTTTACCTGCGTGTTTTTCCAAGATGGGGCCGTAGGTAAGGGGTGTTAGTGGATTctttcaagattgattcaaattgATGACTTCAGATTTCAAGCTTTAGGCACCGCTTAGTTTTTTTCCGAAGCAAGTATAGAGCTTTTCTAGGCAGTTGCATGTTTTTGGGCTTTCGCGCTATGCAAGAATGCAATTGTACTTATACTTGCAGAATGAATTCAGTATGCAAAATCTCAATTCATGTGTTTGTCGCCCAAGACCTATACATGTATCTTCATTTGTCTaaagaaataaagtttgtttggataatctttttctGAAGTAAttcgagaaaaataaaatattaagaataaaaatatgatataagaTTAGTTTgttcaaaattacaaaaagttttttttaaagcatttttttaaaaaaattgatttttcataagcagataaaatttactttttaaaaaaagtaaaaacatacttttaatcaaaagtaatttaaataaacataaaaaattatttttaataagtttaatcAAACTGACccacataagttaattttaagttATGTACAAACTAATTTATAGAagtttttatgaataatttctgtaaaatgattaattttaatttatgtataagttaattttaatttatgaaaatactaattttattttttttcttccaaaagtATTTTAGGAGAAACTTATGCATTTCTCAAGATTTCAGTTTGATGCttgattgatttatttaattttgatggttGAGGCGATAGTACGTAGTGCCATAGTTAGAtacaagatattttaaaaatatattcacgaTCAAAATTTTGATCGCAACATCAAATTCTTTGACTTTCGTTGATTTTATTTGACCCTAAATTCTAATCTCATTGACcacatatgttaaaaaattctCGCAATATCAAAAgagattttatcattttaaggAACTGATGAAACTGGATTTTCCTCATACATATATACAATACAACCCCGACAAATTAATCAAAGCGCAACAATTTATTTGAGTACGTATTTAATAAATACGATATATATTGAACACATAGAAATGACATCACTCACCATGTCATGACTCACTCAAATTACAGGTAGTTTATGCTATCCGCACATTGTTTCTAAGTATATTATAACGAATTAATGTAGCATGACTAGTTCATCAAGcacaagttttatacaattATACTTCTCCACGTTATACGCACCCATCTGGTCCCAACTATCATATGTTAGTTATGGATAAATGTTTACTTTAATATGTTACCTGTGTCAAGTATGTGATGTATTTAAGAAAACTGattaaaataagttgtcaaTTAAACCACTGTAGCAgttaaatattaaacatttcattttaaaattaagctcCTATTTATCAAGGGTATGATAAAAGACGGTCTTCATcatataatttatcatattataaaataaatatccgGTTCTAGCTTATTCCTTGGTTCAGAGACGCTGTTTTCTCTTATACGAGTGTTCGCAAAAAAGTGGAACCGACAGTTCTTATCTGATAAGGATCCACTTTCATTTTTAAAGCAAAATCATCAAATCCTGACTATatactaatattaaatataaatgtggCGGTATACAATATGcttcaaaatgttttaactttaatttcagTGTCATATTCCCAAATATAGACACTCctactattttttaatcaagttacATGGCAGCAAGCAAGTTGACTTTTTCCTTAATTTGGCATcggttatattaaatttataatccgACCCACTCACTGTCTTGAGTGTTAGTGGTTTATATATGAGAGAAACCACAAGCTAGCTAACTTTATTTCTAGATGATGTTACACAAACCAAATAGTAGTATGTCATTAAGATTTCAAAGTGGGAATTGAATATCAAATTTGTAGTGTTTCCCAcacatcaaatcaaataaaattttgatttgatatcAAATCATATAGATATGAATAATACAATATAATACAGACAAATTTATACACATACcattaagttatatatatatatatatatatattacaattgAATTTAGTTGActaattatttgttatattttttccttgttttccggtttttttttctaatgaaaaACAACTTTTTCATTCCATAGTATTTTTGGGAAATCTAAATATTTCTCGATTGAAAGCTAAAGACATCTTGCAAGCAATATTTTTTCATAGGCACCAGTCAAGGATTGAATCTCTTATTTCATGCTTAAAGACAAAATTATTTACCAATTATAACAAGTAGTTTCATTCCATGGTATtgctattaattaatttgttgtatgtatcaatttaagtaaatttgtagacaaatttaaaaatgagttACCAATCTAAGAATTTTATATATGATGATATTGCTTCTAAttcaatcttaaaaaaaaattaacttgttagGTGAAAATCACTCTTTATTTATATACTATTTTAGtcatattattaacttatatgAAATTTCTAACATAAGGATTAAACATCTGCATGTGATCCGATAACAAATCTTTTAGCGtaagacaaaagaaaaacttattttgtaaaataagacAGGAAACAAGTTTCACTATACTTGTCATTCAAATAGGGCGAAAAACTTGTTAGTacaaacatcctttcttaacaAGTCTTAAGATAGTATTAAGTGTCGTAATATATAAAACGCATCAGCCTGGAATCAACGTCAATCACTCCGAGTTCTCCTTTAGATATTGTAGGCAGCAAACTTCGCGATTTGATGGCGAAAGTTGAAGCCCAACAACGACTATGTATACGATGGCAATTACAATATCTTTTGAAAATTAGTTTCCAAAACTTAATTTCCAAAAAGGAggccttttaaaaaatattattataaaaatatattattaaaaaaaaggagaaagtaaGTAGCAATCACCTTTGGTCTAAACTTGATTTTTTGGGATAAATTTTTCCTATTAGATTGTTTGACACGATTATTGTTTGGTCTAAACTCATTTTGATTTGGGCCTATTCTAGTCCTAATCTCCTTACATGCTAAACCCACATAAATTCTTGTGATGCCTAAGTTTAGGATATTACTTTCTGTACCTCTTTATGCTTCCTGCAACCCACAATTACCCTTCTTTAGATGATGGTTAACACCcccttccttccttccttttcctctGACGCGCGACTTCTTCAATTGTAGAAGAAACTATCTCCTTACCAAGCCCAAGACCACCACAACCCATTTGGCATTTCCCAATCCCACAACCGACCCTCCTTCATGGCCTTCCCAGAGACCCCTCGTTGATCCTCAACACCCATATAGAGTGGAAGGCGACCACCACACAATGACAACATCGTAATCTCACACACGACAGAGGGGGAGGATTGCGCAGAGTTAGTGTTGATTTGACGAAGAGACTTGCAGGAAAAGGTTTCATGCAGTGGGGTAGCCTTGGTTTAGGTGGTGGTGAAGTGCATAATTTGACTTGGGGTTTGACAGAGACTCATCAATTCAGTGAGTGATGTGGCCTTGCATGGGACAGGGTTGTCAGCATTGTTGCTTTCGCGTTGAGGTGGACGACGACTAGGTGCTTTACTTTGTGTGGGGGAAGAGCGTCGAGAAGAACAAGGGGTTCTCACTATCATGGTTCCTGAACACCACAGAGGGGTCAATAACCGATTTTTTCAcacaaacatataaaaaataaaaaattatgtacgtAAATATACATATCTACTATTATTCACACAAATGTATGTTTAGGTAtgtatttgttgttatttattgtatgtttgtgtaaaaaaatcGTCAATAACAGTGTCAAGAAGGAATATACGTTGCACCCTATCTCATAATAGGTATTCCATTATACTTATTTCTGAATCACTATTCTGTGTATATGggtgaaatagatttttcatATTCTGAAATAGTTATTAGAAGTGTATAGATAATATGAAAAACATTTGAGGGTGCAAGAAGCAATTGCCCTACTAAAGTTTAGTGTTgccatatttttttcctttttgtgttTCATGGGTCGTAGTCGTTCTATAGTTATACTTTATTGAATTTTCCACACACGTGTCAAGAACAAATTAAATCATATAATCatcttttttctcaatttctttAACGCTGCACTTGTTTATAACTTATCTcatttataaactttttttatttagatcacatgtatttttttagaaagagATAGTTTTATTCGAGTTAAGTAgaattattatgaataataaaatttatctataAGTCTATCACCattcttcttttgatttttgatgtAAAGTATATTTTGGTCTAGAGATTCCTTCTGTTATTTGTACATTTTCTATCAGATTGCATTTGGATTATACTCTTCATCAACCAATCTTCTATCATTCAGatctcaaattttttattttattttcttatttggaCTCTAATAGTTCTGTCCAAGGCTGCTTTGATTGTTATTGATATTAAGCATCTTCCTGtacattttttcttgtttacattttttttgtttctttctcatCATTCACGGTAATAAGTGAACATACTATAACTGCTGAAAGAGTGAAAAAAGTTCTCTCTTTTAAGCCTCTCTCTCTTTTAAGCCTGATGGTATGTTTGGTTGTGCAAAAGTAAGAGAGATAgagaaaatttttcaaaatttggtATGAATCTcacatctttttctctttattttaatttaaatatttactctcaattctcttccattcttttctcttctctccaACCATGAAAGGGACTTCAAAGAATTTAATCcatttaaactattttattgTCACCATTGGTGTATGTCCGCAAACCACCTTGAAAACCACTCTTCTTCCTGATTAAGTAGTTATAagatttcttctttcttttgaagAAAGATTAACTAAAGGAAGATGTGTTTTTGGTCTTTGggaaaacttaattttaatccttatacttttaaatagatgaaattaatcattcaatttttgtaaatatgtaGTTTTCGTCAATccaatatatatgtaattttgttTGCTAGTAATAAAGTTAAGGAAAAGAAAcgaaaatcatatattttcataagttgaaaattgatttcatcaattaaaaagtacagacaacaaaaacacaaattttCCATGAATTACTTTTCCGCCCATAGGGATAACCTTTATCATGAAGAAACCTTCCCAAACAAAGCTTCTCTTTAATGTTGATTGCTTCTTCCAATCTATGTAATTCCTCAACAAAGTTTTGTGACATGGAACTTCTGCCTTGCCCATTGATACACCGagccttttgtttgtttgagcAATCATTTAATTTGGGCCTAAGTATGTTTTATACTGcaatttagtttttagttaATGTAAAatgtgtttggattttttttatttctgcaaaaaaagtaatttatttaaatttataaaatttctttgatagaaattaattatgaataaagTTAGTAAAAACTTTGTGATTAtactatgataaaaaaattggttttgttAGGAATATTAGTTGGGAATTTGCACGGGCAACCTCTTCCTTCTTCCTTCTCGCTTCACTCTTCTCCAATTATTGGACCAACTTTATATCTCAAAAGCAATGCTTTGGTAATTGTCGGTGAGAGACTTCACATAAACAAGGTTAAGGAAACCAGATTGCACATGCTCGCGAATGAAGTGAGAGTCTATATATGTCAACATGCCTTGATCTTTCATGAGTGGTAGGATCATGTGCAAGTGAACATGGGATCGATGAATACTTGTTAAAAAGATACAACAGGCTGTACATACATATGAACTCACAtcaacaatcttttttttttattgacaaatatttaattgttagtatttttttttccactttccTTCTTACTTTACCATTAGACCAATCTCATATCTTTTCACAACAACCATCTGTATATATGTTGGGGAGGTGTAGGGATGAAGTATGGGAATATGAGACTTAAAGTAGAGAAAGGGTTGGTTTGAGTGGGAGAAACCCTTTCAAAAAAGCTTTATGCAGGCCATAAATAACGTGCAGTTAACAGAAGGTGATACTGACAAGTGGAGGTGGAAAGGTGATAATACTGAGACTTGTTCAGTAAGATCAACATATGCATTAACGCAAGAAACAACTCTTCACATTATGTTCTCTTGCAGGCACTACTAAAAATAACACATTCCACGACGTGCATTTAAGGTCGGTTGCTACAAAACCGCCTTTGTTTGGGAGGgtgttatttttgtaaatattaacaatatttCGAAAACGGTTTTGAAGAAATCGTCTTTGAatgatacaaaacaaaaacgGTTTTGGAAGATTTTGGAAAGACCGTCTTTAAATCtgtgtaatttaaaatttatacgcGTGACTCCTTAGTTCGCTCCCCCCTCTTTCCAATCTCTCTCATATTCCCAATGTATTTTCTCCTTCCCTAGGCTGTGGAGAAGACGTACGCGTCCACATTTGCGAAACAGCTTCTTCATATTCACCTTGGTTATGGAGTTCATACAGAGTCGCGTGGAGCCGTGGATAAAGGACCAGCGGGCGCAGCTGCTGGGGCTGAAGGAGAAGGTGTCGGATGAAGTGGCCGTGGGCGTCGCACCGCGAGCACAAGAAGCGGATCCAAGAAGAGTACCAATGCCTCCGGAACCTCTACCACGCCCTCAAGGCGGAATCCTTCTACGATTTGCAGGATCTTCTCTGCTTTATGATGCTCTCCAAGTGCCTATACAAGGTGgtcctcttttttttatatgtaggcaaaaaaaaatattgatggaaAAAAGATAGGAACCTCGCTTCATCAATAATATGAGAActctttattaattataatggtTGCAGGTCATGTGAGAAGATGATGCTGGCTCAATAGACATAAATGGAACACTTTTCTTCCTCCAACAAGCCCATTGGCACTGGCCTGCCGAACATACCATCAATTGCCGGAGGTTAATTTCCCCTAAggtaattaaaaatagtttttcattGTCTCAAGctcattgtttttttatttatctatttgtattttattaaacttcatgatgttttttgttgttgttatgcaTAGTTAATCCGTACTTTGAGTTCATAGGAAATTAATTGATAaccaattgaaatttttttacaaatatatccaaaatgcttattaaataatcaaattttaaaatgagtaAAGCGAATGTTGAAAATATATGAGTATATCCAGTTAGTTACAACTAACAAACTCAAAGATATAAAGTACcgtaatattttaattgtgctttttttacaaaattgttaTAATACATTGTTACAAATTAGGCCCATAAATTTAGgaattttagaattaaatacaaattagctatgatttttaattattttgtttcgcGTTTTATGTTACTATGACTTTGTATCAATTTattgaatagaaaagaaagCTCGCGTACCCATGCATTTATTGCAACTAATTTCTGAGTATTCACAGGAATCCCGTGAATCAAGCACTGGCATCGATGCATCGTCGTCGGATTTCAAGGCCATTATTCAATTTCATTTATTCCATTTCCCGCCAAAGCGAAGCAACAGTAACCTTTCTCAAACTAAGAATTCAGcatttgttattaataaaaataaaatatgtggagtttttctttttttgagataaaatatgTGGAGTTATAAACtcataattcaaaattatctGTTTGCATCAATAAATCAATAGCTTGACACAtgacattgcacaaaattattgaggtaacaaataaaaagaaatagttaTCATGttaatattgattattaatCCTGCCTAGGTtagctttgctattcttagccggtcccaagcccggataaaaggagagggttgtgttaggctttcgacagccaacgtaaaactttgtcgaatctctatgacatggatcaattacgtaataatgtgaatgctaggtcgttgcccggaagcaacgcgctgtatggctcgagtacagtgtcaaaagagcaagggccgctgcatcgccgcccggatgtagtgaaaagtaagcaagggttcccacattttcgtgaacgagtgtgggtaaagaagctagttcatgacaggaggattcgctttggtacatggaatataggcacacttactggaaaatctatggaaatagtggatgttatggtgaggaggaagatcaattttatgtgcctacaagaaactaagtggacaggtgaaaaagcgaaagaattagacaactcgggatttaagctgtggtatacgggaaaaatcagatcaagaaatggggtagggattattgtggacaaggagtggaagaaggatgtcgtagatgtaagaagagtaggagatcgtatcatagccttaaaattggtagtgggacaggacacctttaatgttattagtgggtacgcacctcaggttgggttagcataacactttaaggtaaaattttgggaggatctagaaggggtacttcaggatataccccaaggagagaaagttttcctaggaggggatctcaatggacatgtaggtagcgtggatagaggttttgagggggtgcatgggggttttggcctaggggagatgaatggggagggtaaatccatcttggagttttcggaggctttggatctttctatagccaatacatggtttaagaaaagagaggaacatcttatcacttacaaaagtggagggacatgttctcagatagatttcttccttatcaggaagtctgataggaagtattgcttgaactgtaaagttatcccgggagagagcttgactacccaacatagagttttggttatggatgtaagaattagagatagggcaaagagaagaagtcctatggtagcaccaaggatcaaatggtggcacttgaagggtgagaaacaaggaatcttccaacaaaagatatgggagggatggtgtggacaatcacaaggaagtgcaaatgatatgtggaacaagacgtcccaagagattattaaagtggctaaagagacgttgggtgaatctagaggttttggacctaggggtaaagaatcgtggtggtggaatgaaagtgttcagagcaaagttagagtaaaaaaggagtgtttcaaggagtggtctaggtgtagaaattctgaaacttgggataagtataagatagctagaaatgaaaccaaaaaggcggtgagtgaggcaagagcccaagcttttgacggactataccaagctctaggaaccagggacggagaaagatctatatataggcttgctaagggtagagagaggaagactagagatttggatcacgtaaagtgtgttaaggatgaagaaggcaaagtcttagtgcatgaaaaagatatcaaggaaaggtggaaggtgtatttccacaacttatttaatgatggatatggatatgactctagcagtctagacacaagagaagaggaccggaactataagtattatcgtcggattcagaaacaggaagtaaaggaagcgttgaaaagaatgagtaacggtaaggcggtggggccagacaacatacctattgaagtgtggaaaactcttggagatagaggtcttgagtggctcaccaaactctttaatgaaattatgaggtcaaaacgcatgctggaggaatggaggagaagcacgttagtgccaatctataggaacaagggggatatacaaaattgcgCAAATTACAGgagaatcaagctcatgagtcataccatgaaattatgggaaagagtgatcgaacggagattaagaaaggagactcaagttactgagaatcaatttggtttcatgccgggaaggtcgaccatggaagcgatttatttattacggcgggtgatggagcaatatcgcatggaccaacaagacttgcacttgatttttattgacttggagaaagcgtatgatagagtgcctagagagattttgtggaaatctctagagaagaaag is a window encoding:
- the LOC121174083 gene encoding uncharacterized protein, with protein sequence MQAINNVQLTEGDTDKWRWKGTTKNNTFHDVHLRLWRRRTRPHLRNSFFIFTLVMEFIQSRVEPWIKDQRAQLLGLKEKVSDEVAVGVAPRAQEADPRRVPMPPEPLPRPQGGILLRFAGSSLLYDALQVPIQGHVRR